The DNA window TCTTAAAGTGACTATCTCATGGATCGATCCCGCATATAACGTTCCAGCTAACTTAACCTGGGGACAGGTCTACAATAATAGAAGCTCCAGATTGGTCAATGATTTGGATTTAAGAATTATAGATACCACTACCAATACGGTACACACTCCCTGGAAACTTAATGCAAACAGTCCAATGACTCCGGCTACTAAAGGAGATAATACAGTAGATAATGTAGAGCAAGTAGTGATTGATGCTCCGGTTGCAGGCAGAAATTACAGAGTGGAAATTACCAATAAAGGCAATTTAGTTAATAATGCCGGCGCTGGTGCTCCTCAGGATTATTCTATTATAGCCACCGGTTTTAGTCAGGAAGTTCTTGCAACCAGTGAGAAAGGAAAAGAGGAAAGCAATATTGTAATTGCCCCTACGATTACCAAAGATATCGTTAAAGTATTGAAAGCCCCGAGAAATTCAACGTTCAATATTTATGATCTTTCCGGGAAGAAGATACAAAGTGGAATAATTAATAATGATGAAGTAAGTGTAGATCTGTCTTCAAGTGTAAGAGGTATTTATATCATTGAAGTAAAAACAAATAAAGAAACAATCTCTAAAAAGATTATTAAAGAATAAACCGTAATTCTCTATTCTACTATTTTTTATGTGTGCAAAGACATTATTATGCTAAATAATAGTTTTAATTCTATGAAGTAGCTATTAGATGACCTTGCTTATTTACGATAACCTGCAGTATTATGTTGCAGGTTATTTATTTGGTATTTATATGTAATACATTTGTTGTTAGTATTGTCTTATTACAAACTACCCAGAATGAAAACTTACTTTTTGCTTATTATTTCTATGCTTTCACCCTTCTTTTATGGTCAGAGCACGACAGCAGCTGTTGATGCTATTATTAAAAGAGAAATGACTGAGCGAAAAATTCCGGGATTACAGATCGCCGTTGTGCAAAACGGAAAAATTATTTTAAAAAAATCGTATGGTACAGCGTATGTACAGGATCATATTCCTGTTACAGATACAACCATTTTTCCTATTAACTCGTGTACAAAAGTGTTTACAGCTACAGCTATTATGCAGTTGATGGAGGAAGGGAAAGTAGATTTATCAGCTCCTGTTTCGAAATATCTGGATGACCTTCCAGAAACATGGAAAAAAGTGACAGTTGAGCAAATGATGACTCATATTTCGGGATTTCCCGATTTGCTAAGACTGTTTGATCCCAATACAGGTAACGCATCGAAAACTGAAAAAGAAATATGGGAGGAGCTAAAGACGGTTCCTATGATTTTTAAAACAGGAGACCAGTTCAGTTATAACCAAACGAATTATTATTTGTTAGGGAAGATCATTGAAAAATTTAGTGGAGAACCTTTTGATCAGTTTTTTAAAAATCGACAGTTTCAACAGGTTGGTATGACTAATACTTTATTTGGAGATTCAAGAGATGTTATTCCTCATTTTGCACCCACTTACCGGTATAGAAGCCTAAACGGAACCCAGGGAAAATGGGTGAATGATTACTTTATATTTCCGGATTTCAGCAGAACAGGTTCGGGAGTCAACAGTACCGCTGAAGATATGGCAAAATGGATTATTGCTTTGGAAAGTGGTAAACTCCTGAAAACCCCTGAAGCATTAAACAGAATGTGGTCACCTATAAAAATGAATGATGGAAGCCCCACAGCCTGGGCTCCAGGATGGGGTATCGCGAAATTCCGGACCAAACACAAAGCAGTAGGGATGTCAGGAGGTAGTAGGTCTGCATTTCTGGTTTATCCTGATGATCATTTA is part of the Chryseobacterium paludis genome and encodes:
- a CDS encoding beta-lactamase family protein, which produces MKTYFLLIISMLSPFFYGQSTTAAVDAIIKREMTERKIPGLQIAVVQNGKIILKKSYGTAYVQDHIPVTDTTIFPINSCTKVFTATAIMQLMEEGKVDLSAPVSKYLDDLPETWKKVTVEQMMTHISGFPDLLRLFDPNTGNASKTEKEIWEELKTVPMIFKTGDQFSYNQTNYYLLGKIIEKFSGEPFDQFFKNRQFQQVGMTNTLFGDSRDVIPHFAPTYRYRSLNGTQGKWVNDYFIFPDFSRTGSGVNSTAEDMAKWIIALESGKLLKTPEALNRMWSPIKMNDGSPTAWAPGWGIAKFRTKHKAVGMSGGSRSAFLVYPDDHLAVIVLTNLGGSSPEDFLEELAAVYNPDIIKADPVTFLRMNLKKIGFDKAIELVDSEKKRNPDFKPQEFELNEWGYRMMSRNELKNASEIFKLNVYLFPKSWNAYDSYGEVLLKLGNKDQAVKMYQRSMDLNPDNENGKNVLKKLSEERSKSISK